In Mercurialis annua linkage group LG6, ddMerAnnu1.2, whole genome shotgun sequence, the following are encoded in one genomic region:
- the LOC126686008 gene encoding uncharacterized protein LOC126686008, which produces MESETNGVMTKRMKLGIEDKEQDNRDGSTGLDIVEKEETEMNIAGSEEMELHVANIFEKIEQFNQMVSELLESGKAMFKEMSNEFEERLLMIHKEQMEKWQEEIKELRMLDASNEETNAVLHNARYVLQNPAIES; this is translated from the exons ATGGAAAGTGAAACAAACGGAGTTATGACGAAGCGCATGAAACTCGGT ATAGAAGACAAAGAGCAGGATAACAGAGACGGAAGCACCGGCTTAGATATCGTAGAGAAGGAAGAAACCGAAATGAACATTGCTGGATCGGAAGAGATGGAGCTTCATGTTGCtaatatttttgagaaaattgaACAGTTCAATCAAATG GTGTCCGAGCTATTGGAATCGGGGAAAGCGATGTTTAAGGAGATGAGTAATGAATTTGAAGAGCGTTTGCTTAT GATACATAAGGAACAAATGGAGAAATGGCAGGAGGAAATCAAAGAATTGCGCATGCTTGATGCATCAAATGAGGAGACCAATGCTGTCCTGCATAATGCTAGATATGTACTTCAGAATCCTGCTATTGAATCTTGA